The Solanum lycopersicum chromosome 2, SLM_r2.1 DNA window attccgttatatttaaaaatttccgccactgttctgaaaggttgcaactttcaggaacagtcaataccatttgaaagtttgcaacctttcattaatggttgtgtcaattctgaaagggttgcaacctttcagaatatattattcttgcctataaataccattcagtttttagaatatttactaacgaattttctgatcttcctacttcttaaaaaacacatttttcttcgtgtactttcctgctgtggattgattcgctgacagtagagtttttggtatctatactctactgattaagatcattttaccctgggaggttatattccaaatcaaacctcggatactagaggggaataatttccttaaggggacactgtaaattcagtggacttgattttcttcctaaattatcaaaaagagtattcaagattctggtaagttttacagattaaattatttttacaaataaatttctgttcatcttatttactggttctaaaaatctcagttacttcgtgtttctgaatgatttatcacaaccagtaatttctgattttcttaacacagattggcaacagtTCTTCAGTTCGtcgaagttaaagaagtttgaggtaccgctatttctttaataggtttaatccgttttatcttgggagaaattaatccataaccttgggtacagtgaggggattaaatttcttaaggacacacagtaatttctgtggactcggattaattcttgtatttttaattttttctgcttcatcttgtttctgtttctgttcattaacttcataaatacaagttattgtaagaataacaagtCTCACTATACAACCCGCCAGAATCAGTTGTCCATGTGGACAGCCCGTTCCCCTGTTTCTTCCCCAATATGTACATTGTGGGTCCTTGCCATGGCTTTATCTGCCTTTTTAGTCCACCATGGGTTGAACTGATTACCCTTTGGAATCCGGCGATGAGGAAGTATAAGATGGTGGAGCTCACTGATAGCTTGCCTCGTCCGGAACTGCACTTTTTGGCGTCTATTGGAATGGGTTTTGATTACCAACATAACGAATTATTGATCTTGAGAATCTTTTGTGTGGGCATAATGTTTGCAGTCCCGAACCACATTTGAGGTTTATTCGAGTGAGAGTGGGAAATGGAAGAAGCTGAAAAATGAGATGTTTTTTCATATTGTTGAGTTAACTTGCAATGTGATTGTTAAAAGATGGCGTATTGGTTGGTTTGTATGCCTGGTAAGTTCGGATCACGTGCTGTGTTAGTGCGATTTGATGTGGGGAAACTAGTGTTTGAGAAGTTACCTTCGATAGGAAGGCGTAAGAAGCATCAATATCTTGTGGAATTGCAGGGTTCTCTTTGTATGTAAGACTGGGATCATAAAGATGATTGTCATATGGATGGATGTTTGGGTAATGGATGATGTTGATGGTTGGAGTAAGAAATACAGCGTTGGACCATTAATCGGATTTTTTGACCGAATCTTGGGTTGTTTGAGGAATGGTGACATTGTAGCTAAGAATGAAATGGAGTGATATCCTTGTGTGAACCCATATCTAATTCAGTCAAGGAAAATTTCAGCATTGATAATAGCAATGATGAATCATATGTGATTGTTGATTATACAGAGAGCCTATTTCTGCTAGGAGGGATGCTACCTGTTAAGAAGCAAGCTGCTCAAGATAAATTGGCGCGCAAAAGAGTCACAAGGTTTGATATCAATTTATCATTATACTCCAGTTTATGTGactacatatacatatatatacttgctACGTGTAGGTTCTCAGCTCCCACTTTTAGATGTTGTCATTGCTTCAGAAGTTAACATGTGTATCCTAGGTATAATACTTACTATAATACTTCCATAATAGCATTAGTGCAAAGGTCCCCAGCAAATGTACTTGTGGTTGTAACAAACTTATCTGTGAACTAGTCGAGATACATACTGGCTTAGCCAATAGCACTATTTAAGAAAACATTGGTCCAATTCTATTGATCTTGTGGAAGAGTCTTTGAGATTTAATAAAAAGGATGAACACATACTCAGAACTGTATTCCCCTAGTCTTGGCGCTTTTAAGCTGAACTTTGAATCAATGATGATACATGTGGAATAATAACAGAAGAATAGATGGAACTTTTGACATATATGGACATTTGTtcatttcaattatttcttttgatcatttgtcattcaTGAAAACAGAAGGTAATGAAACTGAATCAAACACAAAAAAGTATAAATCGTTACAAACGATATGAAAACTACACAATCAAAGATTGTCACTACAACCAAATCAAAATTGCACAAAAAGTATAATCTGTGACAAACAATATCAAATAGTCCTTACAAACTCTTAGAAGGTCACAACAGAACTCTGTCAAAATCCAAATGTGAGGTAATTCTGTTGATTAGTTAACATAATCCCTGTcatttaacaaaaacaaaataagtttagttcaattttttcaacGAATTGAAAATCACATGtaattttagtaaattattattaCCTTATGTCAGCATGGCTCCACCTCTTCTCCTCAACAGTAGACATTCCCTCTACAATTAAAGTACTCCTTTGTATTTCTAAGATTTCAAAACAGCCATTCATTCCTAGTTCTCTTCGTCTGTCTCCAATCTGAATTTTGCATTGGGCTAACCCCATATGAACACCTCTCGAAACAATTAGTAGAATTCTATCGTCGTATTCGACGATGATATGCCCTTTCACAGACATCCCTAATATACGGTCTATTTCTAAGGGGGGTGAGACTGTCCATAACATGATCCATTGTTCATTGTGATCGAAACCACATACTTCAATTTTTGATGTTGGTTTGTCATCCCACACAAGCATTCCTAGCATGTGATGGCTGTACAAATTGACGAGCATCTTATGGTAATTTTTACCACGATCTTCTTTGAAGATGATTGGATaggatgtcattttgaaggtaCCACCGTCAAATTTCAGCACAATCTCCCTTTCCCTATTCTTCTCATGCTGAATCCCTATCCAGTAGGGCTGTCCACTATAAATGATACCACAAGAATCCTGGTTCTCTAACTCAAACTGAAGATCAACCTTTTTACTGATCCATTTAGAATGTAGGCTGTTGGTAGGAAgtatttcaacttttttatgaCTTGAGAGAATAATCCTAACTATAACAATGTTAGTTCCTGTATGTGCCATGGCTACTGAAGCCAAGTGTTTATGTCTTTTGGAATTTGTACTTAACTGTACAAACTTAAAACTGCTTTCAAAAGGATTCCAAAGCGTGATAACGTCGCCCCAATTGGGGCGACAAAGGCATACAATGCCATCCAATGAACCGACTATCTTCATTTCATAGAGATAGCTTGGAAACGGATTCGTAAGAGGTAAAACAAGTTCCCTGGAACTGTCCAGCAAGGAAAATACAGGATGAATCACATCCTTTTTTTGAATGAGTGTGTAGACATTATAATCTTTAACAGAATCAATCACATCTTTCCAGAAGAAACTTACGCAACGAAATCTGCATTGGCTTTTATATGGAAGCTTGCGGATGATTTCTCTTGTTACGTCATTAGGCACTTCCATGTTTGATTTCTTCTTCATGAAAAACTGGAAGGgttgaatttgatttcttgGTGAAAGGATGAAGGTAGAGTTTAGAATGTGAGTCTTGAAACAGAATGTTATGATAAGAGAGATTATATAGGTGAAAGGAATTTAGAAAGTGAGCTGTTGGAGCAGTTCAGACTGATTTGAATTAAAGATACGTTGAGAAGAAGTTTTAACAAATACttatactaaataaaatattaataaaattaaattatatatttttacaatataaaaattatatagggttagggttaggtaaattaaatatttgtaggC harbors:
- the LOC104645886 gene encoding F-box protein At1g52495-like — encoded protein: MKKKSNMEVPNDVTREIIRKLPYKSQCRFRCVSFFWKDVIDSVKDYNVYTLIQKKDVIHPVFSLLDSSRELVLPLTNPFPSYLYEMKIVGSLDGIVCLCRPNWGDVITLWNPFESSFKFVQLSTNSKRHKHLASVAMAHTGTNIVIVRIILSSHKKVEILPTNSLHSKWISKKVDLQFELENQDSCGIIYSGQPYWIGIQHEKNREREIVLKFDGGTFKMTSYPIIFKEDRGKNYHKMLVNLYSHHMLGMLVWDDKPTSKIEVCGFDHNEQWIMLWTVSPPLEIDRILGMSVKGHIIVEYDDRILLIVSRGVHMGLAQCKIQIGDRRRELGMNGCFEILEIQRSTLIVEGMSTVEEKRWSHADIRDYVN